The following proteins are encoded in a genomic region of Deltaproteobacteria bacterium:
- a CDS encoding 2-hydroxyglutaryl-CoA dehydratase: protein MPSTHEQTNVEIPHPIIQAELDRFEAEERARLGLKEKGEGAPQWQDKINREFYADQREHTTILVAGLTVAHDSFVQAGLSGLGYKVETLDCPDNEALQFGKEYGNRGQCNPTYFTVGNLVKHLVTLREKKGMSSQEILDKYLFLTAGACGPCRFGMYVTEYRKALRDAGFDGFRVMLFDASGGMNQTSGRGVGLKMDKDFFITIAKSILSGDALNAIMYRIRPYEVVAGSTDKAVEACREVVKASLRQKKSILKALYRCRKILQGVKVDRTRVKPKVSVIGEFWAMTTEGEGNYRLQRFLEQEGAEVDIQLITNWILYNIWQAKIDTRARMVLRGADLNARKGLKTTQVGKKFLTLWVAENVLKGVFYTFGKILGLTNYHLPDMQENADLAKDHYNPDLRGGEGHMEVGKLIQTVVHKKAHMVISVKPFGCMPSSGVSDGVQTLITEKLPDAIFLPIETSGDGAVNVYSRIQMMLFKAKQVAQKEYEGLLTDKGLTVDEVKARIEKNRRLKKTTYYSPHKVAGTAANFLLEAA from the coding sequence ATGCCGTCAACGCATGAACAAACGAATGTCGAAATTCCTCATCCGATCATCCAAGCTGAACTGGATCGTTTTGAGGCGGAAGAGAGGGCGCGCCTTGGTTTGAAGGAAAAGGGAGAAGGTGCCCCCCAGTGGCAGGACAAGATCAACCGGGAATTTTATGCCGACCAGAGGGAGCATACAACGATCCTTGTTGCGGGGCTGACGGTAGCGCATGATTCCTTCGTTCAGGCGGGGCTCTCCGGTCTTGGTTACAAGGTCGAGACCCTGGATTGCCCGGACAATGAGGCGCTCCAGTTCGGCAAGGAGTACGGGAACCGCGGACAGTGTAACCCGACCTATTTTACGGTCGGCAATCTGGTCAAACATCTGGTGACCCTCCGCGAGAAAAAGGGGATGAGCAGTCAGGAGATTTTGGACAAGTATCTCTTTCTGACAGCGGGGGCCTGCGGGCCGTGCCGTTTCGGGATGTATGTGACCGAATACCGCAAGGCGCTTCGGGATGCCGGCTTTGACGGCTTCCGCGTCATGCTCTTCGATGCGAGCGGCGGGATGAACCAGACCTCCGGCCGCGGGGTTGGTCTGAAGATGGACAAGGATTTTTTTATCACAATCGCCAAGTCGATCCTGTCAGGGGATGCCTTGAACGCAATCATGTACCGGATCCGGCCTTATGAAGTTGTCGCCGGGAGCACGGATAAGGCGGTCGAAGCCTGTCGTGAGGTGGTGAAGGCTTCTCTACGACAAAAAAAATCGATCCTGAAGGCCCTTTACCGGTGCCGCAAGATCCTGCAAGGGGTGAAGGTCGACCGGACGCGGGTCAAGCCGAAGGTGAGTGTCATCGGCGAGTTCTGGGCGATGACGACCGAAGGGGAGGGGAACTACCGCTTGCAACGGTTCCTGGAACAAGAAGGGGCGGAGGTTGATATCCAGCTGATCACCAACTGGATCCTCTACAACATCTGGCAGGCGAAGATCGACACACGGGCCCGGATGGTCCTGCGGGGGGCCGATCTGAACGCGCGCAAGGGTCTGAAAACCACTCAGGTGGGAAAGAAGTTTTTAACCCTTTGGGTGGCTGAAAATGTCCTGAAAGGGGTCTTCTATACCTTTGGCAAGATTCTGGGGCTGACGAATTATCACCTTCCTGATATGCAGGAAAATGCCGACCTGGCGAAGGATCATTACAACCCAGACCTTCGCGGCGGTGAAGGGCATATGGAGGTTGGCAAGCTGATCCAGACCGTTGTTCATAAAAAGGCGCATATGGTAATTTCGGTCAAGCCGTTTGGGTGCATGCCTTCCTCAGGGGTTTCTGACGGCGTTCAGACGCTGATCACCGAAAAACTGCCTGATGCGATCTTCCTGCCGATTGAGACGAGCGGTGACGGGGCGGTGAATGTCTACAGCCGGATCCAGATGATGCTCTTCAAGGCGAAACAGGTGGCCCAGAAGGAATATGAGGGGTTGCTCACCGATAAGGGGTTGACAGTTGATGAGGTGAAGGCTCGGATCGAGAAGAACCGCCGCCTGAAGAAAACCACTTATTACAGTCCTCACAAGGTGGCCGGGACTGCCGCCAATTTCTTGTTGGAAGCGGCTTAG
- a CDS encoding adenylate/guanylate cyclase domain-containing protein, with product MRRFYLLALGFTLFALLLSFVRPHPFEVMERKFYDLHFTLRGPLNPTDQVVIVSIDEKSLEALGRWPWPRGLLARLFEKLVDQGAKVIVPDIFFSEPSGNPEDILLSRTLRRYPEIVVGYFFLMTDEEMKEKGIEQREDPLSFENIRQSTLKNIPPWPHLKEAIGLQGVLPLFADLPGGERQGFFNFLNDTDGTVRQTSLVIRYRDHFFPSLSLQAALTVLGDDGPSWLQKLPLTPQGEFLINFRGNGFSRISAVDLLKGENRSLSLKGKVVLVGAMAAGLEDNRPTPLDPLMASTLLQANTIDNLLREDFLRRDRVTDRLSWLLILIPAFVLGLLIPRLRPIADFFIFLGVLLAQWGVIHFLFVQKGLVLQNIYPFFSTVLSYGGLSLYDYLVQEKKKRFISETFEHYLSRDVIRELSDHPEKIRLGGERKELTVFFADIRNFTSLVEATPPEVLVEFLNSYLTPATDLILERKGLLDKYIGDAVMAVFGSPLPVVDHAERACDSAAALIRLVREKGKIWQRQFQIPLLRVGVGLNTGVVTAGNIGSTHRFDYTVLGDSVNLASRLEALNKVYGTSILVGPATYEKAKERFPFREIDEVQVRGKKEWVRIYELLVDPPSEVLRLLPLYQEALATFREGRLAPAKALFQRCLQEVPEDGPSQFFVQRCA from the coding sequence ATGCGGCGATTCTACCTCCTTGCCCTGGGGTTTACGCTTTTTGCGCTCCTTCTTTCTTTCGTTCGTCCTCATCCCTTTGAGGTCATGGAAAGAAAATTTTACGACCTCCATTTTACCCTGAGAGGCCCCCTCAACCCTACCGATCAGGTGGTGATCGTTTCCATTGATGAAAAGAGCCTTGAGGCGCTCGGTCGATGGCCATGGCCCAGGGGCCTGCTGGCGCGTCTCTTTGAAAAATTGGTGGATCAAGGGGCCAAGGTCATCGTCCCCGACATTTTTTTCTCGGAACCTTCAGGGAACCCGGAAGATATCCTCCTTTCACGCACCCTTCGCCGTTATCCCGAGATTGTGGTCGGCTACTTTTTTCTGATGACCGATGAGGAGATGAAGGAAAAGGGGATCGAACAGAGAGAAGATCCTCTTTCCTTCGAAAATATCCGGCAGTCCACATTGAAAAATATTCCTCCCTGGCCGCATCTGAAGGAGGCGATCGGTCTCCAGGGGGTCCTCCCCCTCTTTGCCGACCTCCCGGGTGGTGAAAGGCAGGGTTTTTTCAACTTTTTGAACGACACCGATGGAACAGTCCGGCAGACCTCTCTCGTGATCCGTTACCGGGATCACTTTTTTCCTTCTCTTTCTCTTCAGGCGGCGCTCACGGTTCTGGGTGATGATGGTCCCTCTTGGCTGCAAAAACTTCCGCTGACTCCTCAAGGGGAGTTTCTGATCAACTTTCGAGGGAATGGTTTTTCCAGGATCAGTGCCGTCGATCTCTTAAAGGGGGAAAACCGTTCCCTCTCGCTTAAGGGTAAGGTGGTGCTCGTCGGGGCGATGGCGGCGGGTCTCGAAGACAACCGGCCGACCCCCCTTGATCCATTGATGGCCTCAACCCTCCTTCAGGCCAATACGATCGACAACCTGCTTCGGGAGGATTTCCTAAGGCGGGACCGGGTGACCGATCGGCTTTCATGGCTTTTGATCCTTATTCCCGCGTTTGTGTTGGGACTGCTCATTCCCCGTTTGCGTCCGATCGCCGACTTTTTTATCTTTTTGGGGGTTTTGCTGGCTCAATGGGGGGTCATCCATTTTCTTTTTGTTCAAAAAGGATTAGTTTTGCAGAATATCTATCCGTTCTTTTCGACCGTCTTGAGTTACGGGGGTCTTTCCCTTTACGATTACCTGGTTCAGGAAAAGAAAAAGAGGTTTATCAGCGAGACCTTTGAACACTATCTTTCACGTGACGTTATTCGCGAACTCTCGGATCACCCGGAAAAGATCCGCTTGGGGGGGGAGAGAAAGGAACTCACCGTCTTTTTTGCGGACATCCGTAATTTTACCTCCCTTGTCGAGGCAACGCCGCCTGAGGTCTTGGTGGAGTTCCTCAATAGTTACCTGACACCGGCCACTGATCTTATTCTCGAGCGAAAAGGGCTCTTGGACAAGTATATCGGGGACGCGGTGATGGCGGTATTTGGTTCTCCTCTACCGGTGGTTGATCATGCCGAGCGGGCTTGTGATTCGGCGGCGGCGCTCATCCGGTTGGTGAGGGAGAAGGGAAAGATCTGGCAGAGACAGTTTCAGATCCCCCTCCTTCGGGTAGGGGTTGGTCTGAACACGGGGGTTGTGACCGCGGGGAATATCGGTTCCACCCATCGGTTTGATTATACGGTCCTTGGGGATTCGGTGAATCTCGCCTCGCGGCTTGAGGCGTTGAACAAGGTCTATGGGACCTCCATTCTTGTGGGACCAGCCACCTATGAAAAGGCGAAGGAGCGTTTTCCGTTTCGGGAAATCGATGAGGTGCAGGTACGCGGGAAGAAAGAGTGGGTCAGGATTTATGAGCTTTTGGTCGATCCTCCTTCGGAGGTTCTCCGTCTCCTGCCTCTTTATCAGGAGGCGTTGGCGACCTTCCGCGAGGGGCGTCTTGCTCCAGCAAAGGCCCTGTTCCAGCGTTGTCTCCAGGAAGTCCCCGAAGATGGCCCTTCGCAGTTTTTTGTCCAACGCTGTGCCTAG
- a CDS encoding 3-deoxy-7-phosphoheptulonate synthase, with translation MDQKKIINTNIETSTLLPTPEEIGKALPASDKALETVLRGRKAIESILDGKDKRKFLVVGPCSIHDPKAALEYAEKLSTLAKKVEDRFFIAMRVYFEKPRTTVGWKGLINDPFMNDSFQIEEGIKLARRLLLQITEMGLATATEALDPIIPQYLSELVSWSAIGARTIESQTHREMASGLSMPVGFKNGTDGNIQVAINAMKSALSSHHFLGIDAKGRTSVFKTKGNRYTHVVLRGGKKPNYDRVSVKQCEQALEKEGLRKEIMVDCSHGNSNKDHRQQPVVFKNCLKQIGEGNSTIIGMMVESNLFEGNQPLPPDLKDLSQLQYGVSITDKCIDWKTTEEMILY, from the coding sequence ATGGATCAAAAGAAAATCATCAATACCAACATCGAGACGAGTACTCTCCTCCCGACCCCCGAGGAGATAGGGAAGGCGCTGCCTGCCTCCGACAAGGCGTTAGAGACAGTCCTCCGAGGACGGAAGGCGATTGAGTCTATTTTAGATGGCAAAGACAAAAGGAAATTCCTGGTCGTCGGCCCCTGTTCTATCCATGACCCGAAGGCGGCGTTGGAATATGCGGAGAAATTATCGACCCTTGCTAAAAAGGTGGAGGACCGATTCTTCATCGCGATGCGGGTCTACTTTGAAAAACCACGAACGACCGTCGGCTGGAAGGGGCTCATCAACGACCCGTTTATGAACGATTCGTTCCAGATTGAAGAAGGGATCAAACTGGCCCGCCGCCTGCTCCTGCAGATCACGGAGATGGGGCTCGCCACCGCAACCGAGGCGTTGGACCCGATTATCCCGCAGTATCTTTCCGAACTGGTCTCCTGGTCGGCGATCGGTGCCCGAACGATTGAATCCCAGACACACCGGGAGATGGCCTCCGGTCTTTCAATGCCGGTCGGCTTCAAGAATGGGACCGATGGGAATATTCAGGTGGCGATCAACGCGATGAAATCAGCGCTTTCCTCCCACCACTTTTTGGGGATCGACGCCAAGGGAAGGACCTCCGTTTTTAAAACAAAGGGGAACCGCTATACCCATGTCGTCTTGCGCGGTGGCAAAAAACCGAATTATGACCGGGTGAGTGTGAAGCAGTGTGAACAGGCGCTGGAAAAGGAGGGTCTACGAAAGGAAATCATGGTCGATTGCAGTCACGGCAATTCAAACAAGGATCACCGGCAACAACCGGTCGTTTTTAAAAACTGTCTGAAACAGATCGGCGAAGGGAACTCCACCATCATCGGGATGATGGTGGAGAGCAACCTCTTTGAGGGGAACCAGCCACTCCCTCCTGACCTGAAGGATCTTTCTCAGCTCCAGTACGGCGTCTCCATCACCGACAAATGCATCGATTGGAAGACAACGGAGGAGATGATCCTCTATTAA
- a CDS encoding CoA activase, whose protein sequence is MNREIMIGVDIGSTTAKAVVVDPSNLQILWQDYQRHETRQPEKVMEFLIRIGNDFPQVPQENIRIFVTGSGAGPLAEPLGAKFVQEVNAVTMSVEKLHPDVGSVIELGGQDAKIIIYKQNEESGEKQAITSMNDKCASGTGATIDKCMIKVGASNDLACSLQFDGTKLHHVAAKCGVFAETDIVNLVKSGLPAEEILNSLADAIVMQNLSVLTRGNTLRHRVLLLGGPNTYLPFLQQCWRERIPKTWAERNYNYPKDVPIEELIYVPKNAQYYAAYGAVIYGTHEADSVGRYKGLDGLKEFMTNGRKAQLGQKAGKPLVESTEELEEFRREYAIPKFTPRSFKKGETVRGFIGLDGGSTSSKAVLVDEAGELLLKAYQLSKGNPIQDTKDILRQMQDYAESQGASLEVLGFGATGYAADVLENCVKSDVNIVETVAHMMSAVHFFGAIDVICDIGGQDIKVLFMQNGEIKNFRLSNQCSAGNGMLLQAMADQFGVKVQDYADVAFQAGLSPKFSYGCAVFLDSDRVNFQKEGYAKEELLAGLAQVLPKNVWQYVVQIPRMAELGRRFVLQGGTQYNLAAVKAQVDYIKERVPEAEVLIHPHTGEAGAIGAAMETRRVVQRRGYSTFIGLNAAIHVEYTTKNDESTVCHFCPNNCSRTFIDTKTPNGEMARYISGFSCEKGTVESKEEMVKLATRRNELKKKYPNLVDYEARAAFKMYPVDPLPEDKTIIDDIKVTKTIFGNLKRTPYRRGFARSSAEAMEKRRQLRIGIPRVLNIYNTAPIWRTYFETLGIPASNIVFSDYTTEEMWQEGGKYGSIDPCYPSKVAQAHIHNLLFHKHEETKPLNYIFFPILTHIPSFLEKVIDTACCPIVSGAPEVMKAAFTKENDFFKERGITYLDPAMTLNEPYLFKKQMFLSLGSILGLTEDESDFAVDQGWKALKMFDDELQQKGRELLDWAEANGKMILLMLGRPYHLDPGLNHNIVDEFQVLGYPVLSMRSIPRDPKYLHRFFKKDLESGVITSPFEITDVWPENYSANSSQKVWAAKFAARHPNVAVLDLSSFKCGHDAPTYGIIDKIIATSGTPYSALHDIDANKPGGSIKIRVRTYAHSLSLREEILQDLTKKEEELKGRLAAKRVELEALVTRTKHQPMKEENNYAVNA, encoded by the coding sequence ATGAATCGTGAAATAATGATCGGTGTCGATATCGGGTCTACCACCGCCAAGGCGGTTGTGGTCGACCCCTCCAACCTTCAGATCCTCTGGCAGGATTACCAGCGGCATGAGACCCGTCAGCCGGAGAAGGTGATGGAGTTTCTCATCCGTATCGGGAACGATTTTCCCCAAGTTCCCCAGGAAAATATCCGGATCTTTGTGACCGGTTCCGGGGCCGGGCCTCTGGCCGAACCGCTGGGGGCGAAATTTGTGCAAGAGGTCAATGCGGTGACCATGTCGGTCGAAAAACTCCACCCGGATGTCGGTTCCGTCATCGAGCTCGGTGGGCAGGATGCCAAGATCATTATCTACAAACAAAACGAAGAGAGTGGTGAAAAACAGGCGATCACCTCGATGAACGACAAGTGCGCCTCGGGGACCGGGGCAACGATTGACAAATGCATGATCAAGGTCGGTGCGAGCAATGACTTGGCCTGTAGCCTCCAGTTTGACGGGACAAAGCTTCACCATGTGGCGGCCAAGTGCGGCGTCTTTGCGGAGACTGATATCGTCAATCTCGTAAAGTCGGGACTCCCGGCCGAGGAGATCTTAAACTCACTGGCCGATGCGATCGTCATGCAAAATCTTTCGGTTCTAACGAGGGGCAACACCCTTCGCCACCGCGTGCTACTCCTTGGTGGACCGAACACCTATCTCCCATTTTTGCAACAATGCTGGCGCGAGAGGATCCCCAAGACCTGGGCTGAACGGAATTACAACTATCCGAAAGATGTTCCGATCGAGGAGTTGATCTATGTCCCCAAGAATGCGCAGTACTACGCTGCTTACGGGGCGGTGATCTACGGGACCCATGAGGCGGACTCTGTCGGCCGGTACAAGGGGCTGGATGGGTTGAAGGAGTTTATGACCAACGGCCGGAAGGCTCAGTTGGGCCAAAAGGCAGGAAAGCCGCTGGTGGAGTCCACTGAGGAATTGGAGGAATTCAGAAGAGAGTATGCCATCCCCAAATTTACCCCCCGTTCCTTCAAGAAGGGGGAGACGGTTCGTGGTTTTATCGGTCTCGATGGCGGTTCCACCTCTTCCAAGGCGGTGTTGGTGGATGAGGCGGGAGAACTCCTCCTGAAGGCGTATCAGCTCTCCAAGGGGAATCCGATCCAGGACACCAAGGATATTTTGCGTCAGATGCAGGATTATGCCGAGTCCCAAGGGGCTAGCCTGGAGGTTTTGGGTTTCGGGGCGACAGGGTACGCCGCCGATGTCCTGGAAAATTGCGTGAAGTCAGATGTCAATATCGTGGAGACGGTAGCCCATATGATGAGTGCGGTCCACTTCTTCGGGGCGATCGATGTCATCTGCGATATCGGGGGGCAGGATATCAAGGTCCTGTTCATGCAGAACGGGGAGATCAAGAATTTCCGCCTTTCCAATCAATGTTCGGCCGGGAACGGGATGCTCCTGCAGGCGATGGCGGACCAGTTTGGCGTCAAGGTCCAGGATTACGCCGACGTCGCCTTTCAGGCCGGGCTCTCGCCCAAGTTTTCCTACGGTTGCGCCGTTTTTCTGGATAGCGACCGGGTGAATTTCCAAAAAGAGGGGTATGCCAAGGAGGAACTCTTGGCCGGCCTCGCCCAGGTTTTGCCCAAGAATGTCTGGCAGTATGTCGTGCAGATCCCACGAATGGCGGAGCTTGGCCGGCGATTTGTCCTTCAGGGGGGGACCCAATACAACCTGGCGGCGGTCAAGGCCCAGGTTGACTATATTAAGGAGAGGGTGCCGGAGGCGGAGGTCCTGATCCATCCCCATACCGGTGAGGCGGGGGCGATTGGCGCCGCGATGGAGACAAGGCGGGTTGTCCAGCGGCGCGGCTATTCCACCTTCATCGGGCTCAATGCGGCGATCCATGTTGAATACACGACCAAGAACGATGAATCGACCGTCTGCCACTTTTGCCCCAACAACTGCAGCCGGACCTTTATCGACACCAAAACTCCGAATGGAGAGATGGCCCGGTATATCTCCGGATTTAGTTGTGAAAAGGGGACCGTTGAATCGAAAGAGGAGATGGTCAAGCTCGCCACCCGCCGAAACGAACTCAAAAAGAAATACCCGAACCTGGTTGATTACGAGGCGCGGGCCGCCTTCAAGATGTACCCGGTCGACCCGCTTCCGGAAGACAAAACAATCATCGACGATATCAAGGTTACGAAAACTATTTTTGGGAATCTCAAGAGGACTCCGTACCGACGGGGTTTTGCAAGGTCTTCCGCGGAGGCGATGGAAAAACGACGCCAGCTCCGGATCGGGATCCCGCGTGTCCTGAATATCTACAATACGGCTCCGATTTGGAGAACCTATTTTGAAACATTGGGGATCCCGGCCTCCAACATTGTTTTTTCCGATTACACGACGGAAGAGATGTGGCAGGAGGGGGGAAAATATGGCTCCATCGATCCCTGCTACCCCTCCAAGGTGGCGCAGGCGCATATCCACAACCTCCTCTTTCATAAGCATGAAGAAACAAAACCTTTAAACTACATCTTTTTTCCGATCCTGACCCATATCCCTTCTTTCCTGGAAAAAGTGATCGATACCGCCTGTTGCCCGATCGTCTCCGGGGCGCCGGAGGTGATGAAGGCGGCCTTTACCAAGGAAAATGATTTCTTCAAGGAGCGCGGGATCACCTACCTCGACCCGGCGATGACGCTCAATGAACCGTACCTCTTCAAAAAGCAGATGTTCCTCTCTTTGGGGTCGATCTTGGGGTTGACCGAGGATGAGAGTGACTTTGCGGTCGACCAGGGCTGGAAGGCCTTGAAGATGTTCGACGACGAACTCCAGCAGAAGGGGCGTGAACTGCTCGATTGGGCGGAGGCGAACGGCAAGATGATCCTCCTGATGCTCGGTCGTCCGTACCATCTGGATCCTGGGCTCAACCATAACATCGTTGATGAGTTTCAGGTCCTGGGGTACCCGGTCCTTTCGATGCGCTCGATCCCGCGGGATCCGAAATATCTCCACCGGTTTTTCAAGAAGGATCTGGAATCAGGAGTCATTACCAGTCCATTTGAGATCACCGATGTCTGGCCGGAAAACTACAGTGCGAACAGCAGTCAAAAAGTTTGGGCCGCCAAGTTTGCAGCACGCCACCCGAACGTCGCCGTGCTGGATCTTTCCAGTTTCAAGTGCGGTCACGATGCCCCGACCTACGGCATCATCGACAAGATTATTGCGACCTCCGGCACACCGTATTCGGCCTTGCATGACATCGATGCGAACAAACCGGGGGGATCGATCAAGATCCGGGTCAGGACCTATGCCCATTCGCTCTCGCTCCGTGAAGAGATTCTGCAGGATTTGACGAAGAAGGAAGAAGAACTGAAGGGCCGTCTGGCGGCCAAGAGGGTTGAATTGGAAGCCCTCGTCACTAGAACTAAACATCAACCGATGAAGGAGGAGAACAATTATGCCGTCAACGCATGA
- a CDS encoding 1-acyl-sn-glycerol-3-phosphate acyltransferase, translating to MRHWLLVLVYIVPIIGALTSMIRRASALYSFGESFRRLLPDDRFYRMTRRWQGWLRQWLQKYSARKYINVEDLNLLAGKLEYALGHTRDYTIGLYMVGVAVFETTLMICGNEALFGVRFTSVFYHTFFALLSIFSYRRHVLTGLQLSEFLRSNPKVHPQEFFDHYYRRLGPQTVPFPRKAACTVDPHDVSFLTGRPPQQGIRFLLRGLYDTAVLARTAYKASDYVGYEYGREIFERMSQMWGKRILQLFRCRLIVKGDEKIKELSGKVILIFNHKSHLDFVFNFFAMSGTALRVVHPEVGEQQYRGVRPRYMAAKDHFVDNRFVYDGLGIGRLIESVDMVFVDRKGKGRLAVFEACEKLLTKEIEIALYPQGTRAYGNRGSRGERRDAGFYTTGSPSSLKQTLGHLKKGAAYLAVDTAIQAAPQNTAVHLVMIGIDGTGNIVPKGSFEVQTEATVTFTVGEVFTLTPERVARLEKPEGMAQTEGEHRYLGLIDEIQQAINQGLVQALHLHEKLEARFVEDLKEGQLIPMEGLFNVKRNLSEIAFVILDRIYALSPSEWGPFLAELAGQLARGASSVILEELRDRVTERLITTRGKECKPMVIQERVVPPKKRAVGGL from the coding sequence ATGCGCCACTGGCTCCTGGTTCTTGTTTATATCGTCCCGATCATCGGGGCATTGACGTCGATGATCCGCCGGGCGAGTGCGCTCTACTCTTTTGGCGAATCGTTCCGCCGGCTCCTGCCGGATGATCGGTTCTACCGGATGACGAGGCGATGGCAGGGGTGGCTCAGGCAGTGGCTTCAGAAATATTCCGCCCGGAAATACATCAACGTGGAGGATCTGAATCTCCTCGCCGGCAAGCTGGAATATGCCTTGGGGCATACCCGTGATTACACGATCGGTCTTTATATGGTCGGGGTAGCGGTCTTTGAAACGACGCTAATGATCTGCGGCAACGAAGCGCTCTTTGGGGTCCGGTTCACCTCCGTTTTTTATCATACTTTTTTTGCCCTCCTTTCGATTTTTAGTTATCGCCGCCACGTCCTGACCGGACTTCAGTTGAGTGAGTTTCTCCGGTCAAACCCGAAGGTCCACCCGCAGGAATTTTTCGACCATTACTACCGGCGTTTGGGGCCGCAGACGGTTCCCTTCCCCAGAAAGGCGGCCTGTACTGTGGATCCCCACGATGTTTCCTTTCTCACCGGGAGGCCTCCCCAGCAGGGGATCCGCTTTCTGTTGCGGGGTCTCTACGATACCGCCGTCCTGGCACGGACCGCCTATAAGGCCTCTGATTATGTCGGTTATGAATATGGGCGGGAGATTTTTGAACGGATGTCCCAGATGTGGGGGAAAAGAATCCTTCAGCTTTTCCGGTGCCGATTGATAGTCAAGGGGGATGAAAAGATCAAAGAGCTCTCCGGCAAGGTGATCCTGATCTTCAACCACAAGAGCCACCTCGATTTTGTCTTCAATTTCTTTGCGATGTCTGGCACCGCCTTGAGGGTGGTTCACCCAGAGGTTGGCGAACAGCAATACCGCGGGGTTCGCCCCCGTTACATGGCGGCCAAGGATCATTTTGTCGACAACCGGTTTGTCTATGACGGGTTGGGGATCGGCCGGTTGATTGAATCGGTCGATATGGTCTTTGTGGACCGGAAGGGAAAGGGGAGGCTGGCGGTCTTTGAGGCGTGCGAAAAACTGCTGACGAAAGAGATCGAGATAGCGCTTTACCCTCAAGGGACACGGGCCTACGGAAACAGGGGGTCTCGCGGGGAGAGGAGGGACGCCGGGTTTTACACCACCGGTTCGCCCTCTTCCCTCAAGCAGACGCTCGGGCATCTCAAAAAAGGGGCCGCCTACTTGGCCGTCGATACCGCGATCCAGGCGGCTCCCCAAAATACCGCGGTCCATTTAGTGATGATCGGGATCGACGGGACCGGCAATATTGTCCCTAAGGGTTCTTTCGAGGTACAGACGGAGGCGACGGTGACCTTCACTGTGGGAGAGGTCTTTACCTTGACCCCGGAACGGGTTGCCCGGCTCGAAAAACCGGAAGGGATGGCCCAAACCGAGGGAGAACATCGGTACCTCGGCCTGATTGATGAAATCCAACAGGCGATCAACCAGGGGCTCGTTCAAGCCCTCCACCTCCATGAAAAATTGGAGGCGAGGTTCGTGGAGGATCTCAAAGAGGGTCAGTTGATCCCGATGGAGGGGCTCTTTAACGTCAAACGGAATCTCTCTGAAATAGCCTTTGTGATCCTCGACCGGATCTATGCCCTTTCCCCGAGTGAGTGGGGTCCGTTTCTCGCCGAACTGGCGGGTCAGTTGGCCCGTGGTGCCTCATCGGTTATCTTGGAAGAGCTCCGCGACCGTGTCACGGAACGACTGATCACCACGCGCGGCAAGGAGTGCAAGCCGATGGTCATCCAGGAGAGGGTGGTTCCCCCAAAAAAGAGAGCGGTCGGGGGTCTCTAA
- a CDS encoding TetR/AcrR family transcriptional regulator, with product MSHHLPKEERQRQLLEAAIVCFGEKGYHRTQVSDIIARAHVARGTFYLYFEGKREIFDVLITELFQRVQSEIRTLPRDAVDKIPSQLMGNIQRVTGLLVQQPLLAKILFNESVGLDKELDERLKIFYGQILDLIQRGLRQGQEMGFVREGDIRVLSICLLGCLKEIFYQSLLEGGGKSNSSAVTREVFRLVIHAIAKPELIATLEKTL from the coding sequence ATGTCCCATCACCTGCCAAAAGAGGAGAGGCAACGGCAACTTCTGGAGGCCGCCATTGTCTGTTTCGGGGAGAAGGGGTACCATCGAACACAGGTCTCCGATATTATCGCCAGGGCTCATGTCGCCCGCGGCACCTTTTATCTTTATTTTGAGGGGAAGCGTGAAATTTTTGACGTCCTGATAACGGAACTCTTTCAACGGGTCCAATCGGAGATCCGGACCCTGCCCAGGGATGCCGTTGACAAGATCCCTTCCCAACTGATGGGAAATATCCAACGAGTGACCGGACTCCTGGTGCAACAACCACTACTCGCCAAAATCCTCTTCAACGAATCGGTGGGTCTGGATAAAGAATTGGATGAGCGGCTCAAGATTTTTTACGGCCAGATCCTCGACCTCATCCAAAGAGGGCTCCGTCAGGGCCAGGAGATGGGGTTCGTGAGAGAGGGGGATATTCGTGTCCTTTCCATCTGTCTTTTAGGGTGCCTGAAGGAGATTTTTTACCAGTCTCTCCTCGAAGGAGGGGGGAAGTCGAACAGTAGCGCGGTCACACGCGAGGTCTTTCGCCTCGTCATCCATGCCATTGCGAAGCCGGAGTTGATCGCCACTTTGGAAAAAACGCTCTAA